ATAACCTCCCGCCGCACCTTCCGGAGAATATTCCTCACCTTATCGGAAGGCTTAACACCCTGAGAAAGCCAGTACTCAATTCGATCCCATTTCAAAGCCCAAACCGGGGGATTCATGATCGGAGAATAATTTCCCAGGATTT
This Atribacterota bacterium DNA region includes the following protein-coding sequences:
- the rpsP gene encoding 30S ribosomal protein S16; translation: MAVKMRLTRVGRAHVPHYRIVAVDSEEARDGKPIEILGNYSPIMNPPVWALKWDRIEYWLSQGVKPSDKVRNILRKVRREVISQ